The following is a genomic window from candidate division WOR-3 bacterium.
GGCAGGACTATCCCGATTTTGAGGTGGTGGTTCTTGATGACCGTTCTGAAGACAGAACAAAGGAAATTCTTGCCGGCATCGGTTCAAGAAGGTTGCGGGTGGTTGCAGGTAGAGAGGTGCCGGAGGGATGGACCGGCAAGAACTGGGCGTGTTATCAACTGGCGCAAAATGCGCTTGGTGAAATTCTTCTCTTTACCGATGCTGATACGGTTTTTGAGAAAGAGGCGCTCAGCCGCGCGGTTGGGGTGATGCAGGAGAGGGGTGCGGATATGCTCACCGCAGTTGTCAGAAATCTCCTGCCCAGTTTTGGCGAGCAGATTACCGTGCCCTTTCTCTTCTGGTCAATAATGGCAATATTACCGATAGGAATTGCCCAAATCTGGCGGGGCTCAAAGGCGTTTGTGGCGGCAAATGGCAAGTTTCTGCTCTTTTCCCGGAACGCCTATGAAAGGATTGGCGGTCATCGGGCGGTCAGAAGCGAGGCGGCAGAGGATTTGGCTTTGAGCCGGCTGATAAAAGGGGCAAGGATGAACTGGGTTTTGATTGACTTGACCGAACTGGTTTCAACCAGGATGTATCACGGGTTTTTCTCAGCCGTGAGCGGCTTCAGCAAGAACTTCTTTGCCATATTTGATTACCGGGTTCTGCCCGCACTCTTTGTCTGGTTCTGGATGCTTTTGATAACCTATCACCCTTTGGTTACCGTCGCGCTCTTGATTGCCAACGGTCAGTTAAACGCTCATTTCCTCGCAGCGGCGGCAACAGTGATGCTCTCACTTCTTATCTGGGTTATTACCGCCTTGAAGGCGCGGCTGCCGAAAACAGTGGTTTTCCTCTATCCCTTGACAATGACCGTGGCAGCCGCTATCGGCATTTATTCCCTTTTTTTGACCGTTTTTGGCAGAACCGCTTGGAAAGGCAGGCGCTTGCCCCGGCACCGAATCAGGATTGTTTAGTTGCGCGCACCTGAGCGGGGATGTGCCTTATCATAAACCTTGCGCAGCCGCTCAACGGTCAGATGGGTGTAAATCTGGGTTGACGATAACGAGGAATGACCTAAAAGTTCCTGAACCGCGCGCAAATCCGCACCCCTTTCCAAAAGGTGGGTGGCAAAGGCGTGGCGCAGGGAATGGGGGTTGGTGGCGGTAACACCGGCAATGCGGCTCAAGGCATTAGCAACAATCTTCTGCACCGAACGGCTGGTAAGCCTTTTGCCATCTTTGTTCTGAAATACCGCTTCAGCAGAAGGGTCGGGACGAATCGGAAGGTATCTTTGCAGCGCCTCCTTCTCCTTTCTACCCAAAGGCAAAATGCGCTCCTTCCCACCCTTACCCCGAACACGAATGGTCTCCTGCTCAAAGTCAATGTCAGAGCGGTTGAGCCCGACCAGTTCACTGGCGCGCAAGCCCGAACCGTAGATGGTTTCAAGGATTGCCGCTTCACGGAGGGAGGCAGGTGAGTCGTCAGGTGGTGTTAATGCCTGGGCAACCTGAAACTGGGTGAGGAGCGGTGGGAGTTTTTTCTCCAGACTCGGTCCCTTGATGCCCAAAACCGGGTTTGATGGCAAGGTGCCGGTCTCAACGAGATAGCGAAAAAATGACCTGAGGCTGGAAAGTTTGCGGGCGGTGCTTTTGCGGGTGTACCCATAGCGCATCACCGCGCCGATAAAATCCCTGATGTCCTTGCGCTCAATAGCGACCAGGGGCTTTGATTTTAGCCGGTCAGAGCAGAAGTCAAAAAACTGGCAGAGGTCAATCCTATAGGAGCGAACCGTATGAGGAGAAAATTTGCGCTCCTTTTTCAAATAGGCAAGGAAGTCGTTGAGGGCAGACCCGTATTCCGCATTTAACTGCACAAGAAAATAATACCCCCATTTAAAATTTTGTCAAGTAGGAAAAAACCTATCAGTCCTTAGGCTCTTTTTAATTCACCTTCACAAACCTTTTGATTGCATTCACCTTGCCGATTTTCAGCCGCAGGAAGTAAATTCCGCTCGGCAGATTCCACAGGTCCACCTGATACGATGTCTGACCGTTAGCTAATATCGCCTTTTTCAGGTCGTGGATAATTCTCCCGGAACGGTCGTAAATCCCGCCGCTAATTGATTGCGCTTTAGGGGCATTAATCACAATGTTAACTATGCTGCGACAGGGGTTTGGTCCGATTTCAATATCCAACTCTCTGGAGCTGGTGTGTTTTTCAGGCTCAACGACGCCGGTGGGTGGGGTTTGGGCGAAGATGCCAGCGCCATTAGTGCCCGCAAAAACTGTGCGCGGTGCATCACTGCGGAATCCTAAGCAAAGGATGTCGGTATTTGTCAGCCCTTCGTTAATCTGCTGCCAGTTTTCACCGCCATCGGTTGTGAGATAGATACCATTACCGGTTCCGGCATAGATGATGTCATCATTGGTCTGGTCAAGGGCGATACATCTGACATTGGTAAAACTCCCTGTGCGCGTCCAGTTTTCACCGCCATCGGTTGACTTAAAAAGACCCTGACTGGTACCAGCATAAAAGAGTCCTGGTGTCAATTGCGAGGCGGCAAGACGGTAAATGATTCCCGTCAAACCGTTGCCGATGTGCTGCCAGGTTGCGCCCAAGTCGGTTGTCAACAGGAGGAGTTTGTAATTATAGGCAGAATCGCCGCCGATTAAAATCCGGGTGGAGTCAAACGGGTCAAACAGGATGGTGTTGGCGCGGGCAATTGAGTCAGGCAGGGTATCACGAATCCAGGTTGAGCCATTATCAGTTGAATAGGAGGTCTGAATCCTGTAGGCGCTGTTGATTGAGCCATAACCGCAGGAAAATATCAGTTCAGGGTTATGGGGCGAGATGGCAAGGTCGGCACCATCAATCAAATAGCTCTCAATCTGTGTCCAGACGGACCCGCCGTCTGTGCTCCTGAAGAGCTCGGCGTTGCCTCAACCCGAACCTTCCAAAGCCCAGACAGTCAGCGGGTCAGAGGGGTTGACCGCAAGGGCGCAGATGTTGCCGCAGGAAAGAAACTCTGGACATCTCTCCCAGGAGATGCCGTTGTCGGTAGACTTGAAGACCGCATTGTCAAGACATTCGGCATAGATTGTACCCTCGTCGTTGGCAAGGGCGATGGTCTTGATTTTGTTAAAGGAAAAGTTAGTGGTGATGTGCATCCAATTGTTGCCGTAATCGTTGGAAGCGAACATCCCTGCCTTGGTGCCGAGATAGACGGTAGCGGTATCAGTCGGGCTGGGGAGAAGGCAGAAATAAGGGGTCCCTAATAGTCCGTTACTGATTGTTGTCCAGGTCTTGCCCGTATCCTGACTGCGATAAACAGTGCTGGTGGTTGTCACATACATAACCGCAGGGTTCCCCTGGGCTGATGCCATTCGGTAAATACCAGTAATTGTTGCTGTCCTTGTCCAAGTTGCGCCCCGGTCGGTGGAACGATAGATGCCGCTGGAATAGGGGGTGACAAAGATGATGTTAGGGTCAATCGGGCTGATATAAATTGCATAAGGGTAATAACCATTAACACCCAGCCCAATCTCCTCCCAGGTTTCACCCCGGTCGGTTGAACGATAAACCATTGTAGCACCACTGCTGCGATAACCACCGGCGTAAACTGTCACTGTATCAATCGGATCAATCGCCAATGAATAGCCATAAGATGTTGTAGAAGATGTGTCGCAGATGAAGAGATTCCAGGTGGTACCGGCATCATCCGACCTCGCCACCGCAGTATGATAGACACTCCCCGAATAGTTATAACCAACCGCATAGATTACATCATAGTTCAAAGGATTGAACTCGATATTGCGAAAGTAATTGTTAGTGGGGGTTGAAAGTCTTGTCCAAGATGAACCGCCATTGGTACTTTTATAGATATAGGAGCCCACCGGTGCATAGATGATGTCTGGATTCTCGGGATGGACAAGAATGTCAATGCAATAACCGCTCAGGGAACCGGATGTTAACTCCCAGGTTCTGCCTTCATCAGTTGACTTGACAAGGCGCGTGGAGCTCGCATAGGGCGCAAAGTAGATTACTGGGGGGTCGGTTTGACTGATGGTGCCGGAATAAACCGGGCCCCCTTGAGGTCCAACTGGTGACCAAGTACAAAGGGCGGTTGTAACGGTAAGAATAAATACGGCAAGGAATCTATTCATAACAAAACTCCTTTAAAAAATAATAAAATTACATTAATCGAGGTCAACTTTTTCTTTCGTCAATCAGGAGTTGACATTAAAGGCATTCGGCAGTAAAGTTTTTTATGTAGAGATGTTATATGAGAGGAGTAGAAATGAAGGCATTTTGTCTGCTAACGGCATTCTTTTTGCTGATGCCTGAGGTAGTTTTTGGTCAGCTGGATACCGCTTGGTTGCGGTCAATTGATGGTGGCACAAGAAATGAGGATATCTTTTCAGATATGTATGTTGATGACTCGGGTAATGTCTATGTCACTGGGATGATTATCACCAGTGGGAATTATGGTGACATCTTCGTCCGGAAGTTCAGCCCAGACGGCGTGGTCTTGTGGAACACAGTATACGATGGCAGGGCACATGAGGATGACTCAGCTTCAGCGCTGGTGGTGGATAGTATTGGCAATGTTTATGTTTGTGGCTGGACGACAGATACATTGGCAGACAAGGATATGGTGACATTGAAATTATCCAACAGCGGGGAATTGGTCTGGGTGAGAAGTTGGTTCCGTATTTTTAACGGTAACGACGCCGCCCATGCAATTGCGCTTGACCGTTTAGGCAGAGTCATTGTTACTGGGTATTGTGCTGATAGTTTTAACAATATTGATTACTGCACAATCTGCTACAATGCTGAAAACGGCGACACGGTTTGGGTGCGTTATTACAACCGGACACCAGAGAATGATGAAGATATTGCCTATTCAATCTGTGTCGATGACTCCAATAATATTTACGTCACTGGGACCAGTTATGATGATGACACCGACTATGATATCGTTACCATCAAGTATCGACCGAATGGAACCCAGGCTTGGTTGCGCCGGAAGAATAACTGGCCCTGGTGGGGTGACGATTACGGGATGAAGGTTATTTTTGACCCGGTAACAAACACGATAATTGTTGGTGGTATCGTCTGGGATGATAATCAGGACTACAATTACTTCACGATGAAATATTCAAGAAATGGCGATTCGCTCTGGGCACGGACATACAATCGCTATCCGGCAAACAATGAGGACCTTCTCAGTGCGGTTGCAGTTGACCAGTCGGGCAATGTTTTTGTTACCGGAACAAGTCTTGATGATGTTACCGATTATGACATCGCAACCGTTTCTTACAGCGCTATCGGCGGTGTGCGCTGGAGTCATCGTTTTGATGCCGACCATCTTGAAGACGGGGGTGCTGATTTGACTGTTGATTCCATCGGTCAGGTCTTGGTCATCGGCACTGCTGAAACTGACATCACCTGGCAGGACATTGCTTTTGTAAAATATGATACATCCGGCACACTCATTTATTCCTATCTCTGGGATAATCCGTTCAGCCACGACGAGGATTGGGGCTACAAAATCGCAGTTCAGCCTGACGGACAGATGATTTTTGCCGGAACAAGTTATAGCGATTCCACCGATATTGACATCGTTGTCCTGAAGATGTTTCAGGTGCTTCACGATTTTGCTTTGAGCGAGCTGATCCTGCCGGAATCACTCTATATTGAGGATACGCTGAAACCAGAGGCGGTGGTCACCAATCTGTCAATTAATAAGGATAGTTGCTGGCTGCGGCTGACAGTTCAGCCCGGTGAGTACCGGGATTCTGTCTGGGTTGTGCTGACACCGGGAATGCGGCAACGGGTATCGTTCAGACCATTCCTTGCCGATACAGTTGGGCTACTAACAGTTTGCTCTTGGGTTAATCTTCCCGAAGACGAAAAAAGGGGAAATGATACCATCTGGAAGGAAGTAGTTGTCTGGCGGGAAAGTTCTGGAATAGCAGAAGAAAACATTACACTAAGGGTATTGAAACTGACGGTCACACCTAACCCAGTAAGGGCATTCGGGCTGGTGAGATTGGATGGACCGGTTCCGCCAAAAACTTTCCTCAAGATATATGACCGGACTGGTGCCTTAGTTAAGGAGTTGGAAGTTGGTGGAAATGAAAAGTCACATTTCAAGTTCGATGTTCGTCCCCTCCCTGCCGGCGTTTATTTTTTGTGCCTTGATCAACCAAGAGGTGGCATAACAAAGAAGGTTGTTGTGCAACATTAGGTAGAGAAGCGGAGGCGGATGGGTGCTGGTGTGCCTGGCGGACTTCAAATCCGTATGGTCGGCGATTTGCTGACCGGTAGGTTCGATTCCTACCCGCCTCCGCCAGCTTTTTAATAAAAATGGAAGAAAGGGAATGAAAAAAATTTTAATTGGAATTTTTTGGGTAACTATGGCATTGGGAGAGTTGAATTTAGTTCCTGGCCGTCTTAGCATTGATGGGCTTTTTGTTGGTTACGGGGTTATTTATCAGGGAAGAAGCAAAGGTTGGTCAAATAACGGTTTTGAATTCCGTTGGCGGCTCGGAACCTTGAGTTTAACAGGTGATATCAGGGAGAATACTACCGCTAAGATTGAGTTTGATTTTTCTCACCTTTCTCTCCGCGACCTTTACATCCACTTCAATTTGGGTAAAGGCTTTGCGTTACGAACAGGTCAGTTTGCTATACCGATGAGTTTTGAAGCGGAAACACCCGAAAGATACTTGAAGGTGGAGGAGTATTCAATTTTATACGGTATTATGAGTAAACCCAATACCATCCGTGATATCGGCATCTTATTGGACTGGCAGGCGCAAGTTGTGGGGTCCGCTTTGCGTCTTTTGACAGGGGTCATGAATGGGACCGGTCCGAACAGCACAGATAACAACACAAACAAGGATGTTTTTACCCGGGTGGTCTTTACACCGGTAAACACAGCCAATTTGAGTCTCGGGGGCCGTGCTTATTGCGGCTGGGTTAATCCAGAGGCGGTGCGCTGGCTCGGATTTGCCGGGGAGGCGGTCTATCAGGAAAAATCCTTCACCATTGCCGCAGAAGTGGCTTATCGCCGTTATCAGAACATATCAACCTCTGCTGGCTTATTAGAAGCAGCATACGAATTTGGGGTTATTGCACCAGCGATGAGGTTTGAAGGGATGCGTAGCACCGATGGTCAACAGCAATTCCGAGTCCTTTCTGCCTTAACAGTGAAACCGGTGGGTGATAATCTAAAGGTTATGATTGGCTATCAATACAACACGCTTAGGAAGATTTGGAGTTATCAAGGTTTAATAGTTCAATTGGTAACCGGCTTTTAGGAATCGCTTTGCCGAGGCTCTCGTTTTAATTCCGCATCGGTCCGGCGGAGATAAGTTGGCTCAAGCTTGGTTATGTCATCCCCGCCTTCTTTTACTAACAAATCAATGCCAAGGCGAATGACAGCGACTGGAGAAGGAAAGGTAATTCCGATTCTGTCAATATGATACCCCGCCTTTTTCAATACTGGTTCTGCCAGCTCGGCACCATCACCAGCAATCACTAGACTATTGCTGGACAAATTTGTCTGACCAAGTAACCTGGCTAACCCTTCAGGACTGACAACCTTTGGTGCAATAATTGCTTCCCCACCCTGATATAGCCCGGCGTAGACCTCGCCTTTGCGTGCATCAATCAGTGATAGGACCAATTGATTTCCCCTTTCCGTTTCCGCGGTAAAACTTAGTGCCCTTAGGGTATTGATACCCTTAACCAAAAGCCCTCGTGCCACTGCCAGACCCTTGGTGACACTTAATCCCACGCGCAACGAGGTGAACATTCCCGGTCCGATGGTCAGACAGATGCCGGTAAGTTCGTTCAGTTTTATTTCCGTCTGAGCAAAAGCGGTGTCAATTAGCGGCAAAAGACTCTCATTATGACTTACCTCGTTAGGGGTCCTTTTTTCCCAAACAACCCTTTTATCCTTAACCAATGCCAGTCCGGTTGTACGTCCGCTCGTTTCCAGCCCTAAAAAGGCGCCATTCACAATACCAATGGCTGTTCCTCTTCCCGCCCGGGAAACTGTGGTTTCACCGCACCCTCAATCTCATCCAGGTTAATGTACTCATCGCAGGCGCGAATGAGTTCCACCGAAGTATAGCCTCGTCCGAGACCGATTGTCACCACTCTTTTCCCCCTTTTGGAAAGCCAGTCAACCAAGGCGACAAAGTCCCCATCACCGGTAACAAGCACAATCTCATCCAGCCAGTCGCTCATTGAGAGAATCTCAAGGGTGATTTCAATGTCCATATTTGCCTTGATGGTGCCATCCGGTCGCTCCCGCACCGGTTTAGCCACAACCCGATAACCCTGAAATGAAAGCGCATCGATCAGCCGCTGCCGCCGTTCGTCATCCCGGCGGTAGGGCACAAATGCGACAAACTTGCAGTTCTCCTTTTCTCTCGAGCCGGTGGTAATGATGTGCCGGATAACCGCATCATAACGAACCTCCTTGCCCTGCCGCTCAAATGTCTCTTGAACATTCTGAACATCAATAAATACACCGGTCTTAATCATCTAACCTCCTTATTAAGATAAAAAATTTCTCTAAGACCCTTTGAACCAAGGTCTTCATCAACGACCTTGATGGAGCGTAAATGGCATCCGAACCTTTGTGCCAGCCCGCCGGTGGCCACAACAAAATAACTTTCTCCGGTTTCAATGCAGATTCTTTTGATGATGTCATTTAGTCCACTACGGAGGAGATTAAAAACCCCTGTCTGAATTGCCGGTTTGGTTGTTCGGCAAATCACCTTATTGGATGCCAAAAACCCCACCCTTGGCAGTCTGGCGGTTTTCTCAGCAAGACAGGAGAGCAGCATCTCCGCACCTGGAAGGATGGGACCACCAAGAAAATCGCCGTTCCTCTTCACGATATTAAAGGTTATCGCTGTACCGAAATCAATGATAATTAAATTTTTTTTGTAAAGGGTGTATGCTCCGACAGCCACACACACCCTGTCCGCTCCAAGGGCGCGCCGGTCATAGTGAAACCTGAGCGGTGTCTTGGTGGTGGCACCAACGAGCAAGGTCGGTGTCTCTTGGCAAAGCCGGCGATAAACCGGTAGGGTCAGTTTCGGCACAACCGAAGCCACTGCCGCACCTCTCGTATCCTTTGTCAATCGCAGCCGCTCAAGAGACTCAATCACTTTGGTAGTGGGCACAATCATGCGCCTTACAATCCCTTGGTTATCAAACCAGACGAATCTTGTCCGGCTGTTGCCGATAAGAACCGTGAGAATCAGCGCAGCCTCCTCACCTGACCCGCATTGAACACCACCAGCCTGCCGGCATCGGTGCGTAAAACAACTTTTCCTTCGTCATCGATGTCAATGACCGTGCCGATATATTTCCGCAAGAGCGTTCTGATTTCAACCCGCTGATGCAGGATGCTTGACCTTTTCTTAATTTCTTCCCAGATTTCCTTAACATTTCCCTTGTAGACTTCATTTACCATTTGAAAAAATTCGAGCAGGAAAAGGTCTAAGAGCACAAACCGGTCAAAACCTTTGCCATAGGCAAGATACAAGGAGCCCGCATCGAGCAGATTCTCGGGCATGCCGGTCTGATTAACATTGACACCGATACCCACAACCACCGCATCCCGACGCTGCTCAGAAAGAACGCCGGCAACCTTTTTGTCACGAATAATGACATCATTTGGCCAGCGCAAAAGCGGCATTGGCTCCTTTACACCCGCCGCCTGTTCAATCGCCCGGCAAAGGGCAAGACCGGCAATGTGGGTGATGAGACCCGCGCCCGTAAAGCCTGGCTTAGGAAAGAAAAGAACAGAAAAGATAAGGCTGTTTTCATCCGCAAACCAGCGCCTTCTGAACCTGCCCCTGCCCTTTGTCTGTCTGTGCGCCACCACAATCGCCGGCTCCTTCTGTTCGGCAAGGGTAAAGGCATAATCGTTGGTTGACTTCACCTTCTCCAAGAGATAAACCCTGCCATAATGTGCCAGCCGGTTGAGAAGTTCACCCTGAATGCTATCCTCTTTTGCCAATTTTACCTCGCTTTTACTCTTATCAGTTTTGCTGGGGCAAACCCGTCTGCCTTCAAGACATAAACCCCTTGCGGTAGAACCTCGCCCTGCTCATCCCTCCCGTCCCAGACAAATCCCGCTCCTTTCAAGTTTAT
Proteins encoded in this region:
- a CDS encoding SBBP repeat-containing protein is translated as MKAFCLLTAFFLLMPEVVFGQLDTAWLRSIDGGTRNEDIFSDMYVDDSGNVYVTGMIITSGNYGDIFVRKFSPDGVVLWNTVYDGRAHEDDSASALVVDSIGNVYVCGWTTDTLADKDMVTLKLSNSGELVWVRSWFRIFNGNDAAHAIALDRLGRVIVTGYCADSFNNIDYCTICYNAENGDTVWVRYYNRTPENDEDIAYSICVDDSNNIYVTGTSYDDDTDYDIVTIKYRPNGTQAWLRRKNNWPWWGDDYGMKVIFDPVTNTIIVGGIVWDDNQDYNYFTMKYSRNGDSLWARTYNRYPANNEDLLSAVAVDQSGNVFVTGTSLDDVTDYDIATVSYSAIGGVRWSHRFDADHLEDGGADLTVDSIGQVLVIGTAETDITWQDIAFVKYDTSGTLIYSYLWDNPFSHDEDWGYKIAVQPDGQMIFAGTSYSDSTDIDIVVLKMFQVLHDFALSELILPESLYIEDTLKPEAVVTNLSINKDSCWLRLTVQPGEYRDSVWVVLTPGMRQRVSFRPFLADTVGLLTVCSWVNLPEDEKRGNDTIWKEVVVWRESSGIAEENITLRVLKLTVTPNPVRAFGLVRLDGPVPPKTFLKIYDRTGALVKELEVGGNEKSHFKFDVRPLPAGVYFLCLDQPRGGITKKVVVQH
- a CDS encoding glycosyltransferase, which produces MQFLIALSNWFLLRRPKKGNNPNFRPKVSILVPARNEEKTIAACVKALIGQDYPDFEVVVLDDRSEDRTKEILAGIGSRRLRVVAGREVPEGWTGKNWACYQLAQNALGEILLFTDADTVFEKEALSRAVGVMQERGADMLTAVVRNLLPSFGEQITVPFLFWSIMAILPIGIAQIWRGSKAFVAANGKFLLFSRNAYERIGGHRAVRSEAAEDLALSRLIKGARMNWVLIDLTELVSTRMYHGFFSAVSGFSKNFFAIFDYRVLPALFVWFWMLLITYHPLVTVALLIANGQLNAHFLAAAATVMLSLLIWVITALKARLPKTVVFLYPLTMTVAAAIGIYSLFLTVFGRTAWKGRRLPRHRIRIV
- a CDS encoding T9SS type A sorting domain-containing protein; protein product: MIDGADLAISPHNPELIFSCGYGSINSAYRIQTSYSTDNGSTWIRDTLPDSIARANTILFDPFDSTRILIGGDSAYNYKLLLLTTDLGATWQHIGNGLTGIIYRLAASQLTPGLFYAGTSQGLFKSTDGGENWTRTGSFTNVRCIALDQTNDDIIYAGTGNGIYLTTDGGENWQQINEGLTNTDILCLGFRSDAPRTVFAGTNGAGIFAQTPPTGVVEPEKHTSSRELDIEIGPNPCRSIVNIVINAPKAQSISGGIYDRSGRIIHDLKKAILANGQTSYQVDLWNLPSGIYFLRLKIGKVNAIKRFVKVN
- the xerC gene encoding tyrosine recombinase XerC; translated protein: MQLNAEYGSALNDFLAYLKKERKFSPHTVRSYRIDLCQFFDFCSDRLKSKPLVAIERKDIRDFIGAVMRYGYTRKSTARKLSSLRSFFRYLVETGTLPSNPVLGIKGPSLEKKLPPLLTQFQVAQALTPPDDSPASLREAAILETIYGSGLRASELVGLNRSDIDFEQETIRVRGKGGKERILPLGRKEKEALQRYLPIRPDPSAEAVFQNKDGKRLTSRSVQKIVANALSRIAGVTATNPHSLRHAFATHLLERGADLRAVQELLGHSSLSSTQIYTHLTVERLRKVYDKAHPRSGARN
- a CDS encoding NYN domain-containing protein, with product MIKTGVFIDVQNVQETFERQGKEVRYDAVIRHIITTGSREKENCKFVAFVPYRRDDERRQRLIDALSFQGYRVVAKPVRERPDGTIKANMDIEITLEILSMSDWLDEIVLVTGDGDFVALVDWLSKRGKRVVTIGLGRGYTSVELIRACDEYINLDEIEGAVKPQFPGREEEQPLVL
- the tsaB gene encoding tRNA (adenosine(37)-N6)-threonylcarbamoyltransferase complex dimerization subunit type 1 TsaB yields the protein MNGAFLGLETSGRTTGLALVKDKRVVWEKRTPNEVSHNESLLPLIDTAFAQTEIKLNELTGICLTIGPGMFTSLRVGLSVTKGLAVARGLLVKGINTLRALSFTAETERGNQLVLSLIDARKGEVYAGLYQGGEAIIAPKVVSPEGLARLLGQTNLSSNSLVIAGDGAELAEPVLKKAGYHIDRIGITFPSPVAVIRLGIDLLVKEGGDDITKLEPTYLRRTDAELKREPRQSDS
- a CDS encoding type III pantothenate kinase; protein product: MILTVLIGNSRTRFVWFDNQGIVRRMIVPTTKVIESLERLRLTKDTRGAAVASVVPKLTLPVYRRLCQETPTLLVGATTKTPLRFHYDRRALGADRVCVAVGAYTLYKKNLIIIDFGTAITFNIVKRNGDFLGGPILPGAEMLLSCLAEKTARLPRVGFLASNKVICRTTKPAIQTGVFNLLRSGLNDIIKRICIETGESYFVVATGGLAQRFGCHLRSIKVVDEDLGSKGLREIFYLNKEVR
- a CDS encoding porin, with protein sequence MKKILIGIFWVTMALGELNLVPGRLSIDGLFVGYGVIYQGRSKGWSNNGFEFRWRLGTLSLTGDIRENTTAKIEFDFSHLSLRDLYIHFNLGKGFALRTGQFAIPMSFEAETPERYLKVEEYSILYGIMSKPNTIRDIGILLDWQAQVVGSALRLLTGVMNGTGPNSTDNNTNKDVFTRVVFTPVNTANLSLGGRAYCGWVNPEAVRWLGFAGEAVYQEKSFTIAAEVAYRRYQNISTSAGLLEAAYEFGVIAPAMRFEGMRSTDGQQQFRVLSALTVKPVGDNLKVMIGYQYNTLRKIWSYQGLIVQLVTGF
- a CDS encoding biotin--[acetyl-CoA-carboxylase] ligase — translated: MAKEDSIQGELLNRLAHYGRVYLLEKVKSTNDYAFTLAEQKEPAIVVAHRQTKGRGRFRRRWFADENSLIFSVLFFPKPGFTGAGLITHIAGLALCRAIEQAAGVKEPMPLLRWPNDVIIRDKKVAGVLSEQRRDAVVVGIGVNVNQTGMPENLLDAGSLYLAYGKGFDRFVLLDLFLLEFFQMVNEVYKGNVKEIWEEIKKRSSILHQRVEIRTLLRKYIGTVIDIDDEGKVVLRTDAGRLVVFNAGQVRRLR